The Pectinophora gossypiella chromosome 10, ilPecGoss1.1, whole genome shotgun sequence genome contains a region encoding:
- the LOC126370262 gene encoding uncharacterized protein LOC126370262 produces MDECGVSKPLNDWFRDYLSSRSYRVKLGDTLSDESKVNCEVPQGSICGPVCYLMHVNSLCGVLRHCSAHMFADDLCTLLAGTNLKDTCRLVQEDVDAVVKWSHDNGIVLNSEKTKLLIIHSPFLYLSDSPPSLFTHSFNCIHNNFINCECKPIEKVNCVTYLGVKVDCNFSWSAHIDYIINKLRLLLSKFYHLSFKVPLSTLKCIYFALVDSILGYALDCYGLTFKTYIDKLEAIQIRFLKLLVNKKTKNNCKGDYSKLFKICKILPVHLKHKYLLAINHHGNQEHDQLSLASHSYGTRSVCAGKFEVPRVNNYYGDRTLKKRLPYLLNSLPENIRLEPNKSKYKKLLKQHLLDSCPS; encoded by the coding sequence ATGGACGAATGCGGTGTGAGCAAACCGTTGAACGATTGGTTTCGTGATTATCTCTCATCGCGCTCTTATCGTGTTAAACTGGGCGACACACTTAGCGACGAGAGTAAAGTGAATTGCGAGGTACCACAAGGGTCAATCTGTGGGCCGGTGTGCTATCTCATGCACGTCAACAGCCTATGTGGCGTCCTACGCCATTGCTCAGCCCATATGTTTGCTGACGATCTCTGTACACTCCTTGCTGGTACCAACCTCAAGGATACGTGCCGCTTGGTGCAAGAAGATGTAGACGCAGTTGTGAAATGGTCCCATGACAATGGCATTGTATTAAACTCCGAAAAAACTAAGCTACTCATCATTCATTCACCTTTTTTGTATCTCTCTGATTCACCTCCTTCTTTATTCACTCATAGCTTTAACTGTATACATAATAACTTCATCAATTGCGAATGTAAACCTATAGAAAAAGTAAACTGTGTAACTTACCTTGGAGTTAAAGTAGATTGTAACTTTTCTTGGTCAGCTCATATAGACtatattatcaataaattaagATTGTTGCTTAGCAAATTTTACCACTTAAGTTTCAAAGTTCCTCTTAGCacgttaaaatgtatatacttTGCATTAGTAGACTCAATCTTGGGTTATGCCCTTGATTGCTATGGCCTTACATTCAAAACCTATATTGACAAATTAGAAGCAATACAAATCAGATTTCTAAAGTTACTGGTAAATAAAAAGACTAAAAATAATTGCAAAGGAGACTAcagtaaattattcaaaatttgtaaaattcttcccgtacatttaaaacataaatacctTTTGGCTATTAACCACCATGGCAATCAAGAGCATGACCAACTATCTTTAGCAAGCCATAGCTATGGCACGAGGTCGGTGTGCGCGGGCAAATTCGAAGTCCCTAGAGTTAATAATTACTATGGCGATagaactctaaaaaagagaCTTCCCTATTTGCTtaatagtttgcctgagaacatccgtctagaaccaaataaaagtaaatataaaaaattacttaaacaacaccttctagactcgtgtcctagctaa
- the LOC126370280 gene encoding putative cysteine proteinase CG12163, which translates to MFLESAILCLFVVLKTSCGGLLTNDTTYDDGEYFEVGNHLAYGRSSRSPWNYGSPPLYFDWRDRDMVGPVKNQGQCNACWAFAIAANIECQLAIYLNEKEQLSEQFLMDCLPGDAGCGPYSMLKAYSYITSVIGGVVRDTEYPHYMERPSNCSWSRPPPIPRPVTGFRRVACDEKKMVMDLFAYGPLSAAINPATMNKYHGHYIDEPTEEQCSSDSSQMTHAVLIVGYNVYMDPNGPSTRTVPYWIIKNSWGDTWGDNGYYYLVRGRNACGIANDVSLAFVD; encoded by the exons ATGTTTCTAGAAAGTGCGATTCTGTGTCTTTTTGTCGTTTTGAAAACAAGTTGCGGGGGTTTGTTAACGAACGACACTACATACGACGATGGTGAATATTTTGAAGTGGGGAATCATTTGGCTTATGGGAGAAGTAGCCGCTCGCCATGGAATTATGGTTCGCCGCCATTGTACTTTGATTGGAGAGACAGAGACATGGTCGGTCCTGTCAAGAATCAAGGGCAATGCAACGCGTGCTGGGCCTTCGCCATTGCAG CGAACATTGAGTGTCAATTAGCCATTTATCTCAACGAAAAAGAGCAGCTTTCAGAACAATTTTTAATGGACTGCCTTCCTGGTGACGCTGGATGTGGACCATACTCTATGCTTAAGGCATACAG cTACATAACATCAGTCATAGGCGGAGTGGTTCGTGACACCGAGTATCCCCACTACATGGAACGACCATCCAACTGTTCATGGTCGCGGCCACCGCCGATTCCGAGGCCTGTCACGGGGTTCCGAAGAGTGGCatgtgatgaaaaaaaaatggtcaTGGATCTCTTTGCCTATGGACCTCTAAGTGCTG cGATAAACCCGGCAACCATGAACAAGTACCATGGACACTACATAGACGAGCCCACGGAAGAGCAGTGCTCATCAGATTCCTCCCAAATGACCCATGCGGTCTTAATCGTCGGATACAATGTTTACA TGGACCCGAATGGCCCCAGCACCCGAACAGTACCATATTGGATTATCAAGAACTCCTGGGGTGACACCTGGGGTGACAATGGCTACTACTATTTGGTGCGCGGGCGCAACGCGTGCGGCATCGCCAACGATGTTTCCTTAGCTTTTGTTGATTGA